A genomic window from Helicobacter sp. MIT 21-1697 includes:
- the fliY gene encoding flagellar motor switch protein FliY encodes MKAFIDLVATETTTTIEGLMGKTPSVSHTRDDSVSLENLPTPYAISYIQASGDGNGEIAMVIPVEMGTALADMMLGGEGEVKNEMSDDDLDAIKEISSNIFGAVSTSLNSQNELPKLNFACSTIEFITENMDLSRFDKAYIFNFTLDSIQSNFTILANKSFVELFEGGNTPVQADSTESTAQINTPLSPTEYKNINMILDVRLNVKVRIGQKRMLLKDVIAMDIGSVIELNQLANDPLEILVDDKVIAKGEVVIVDGNFGIQITDIGTKRDRLEQLRG; translated from the coding sequence ATGAAAGCATTTATTGATTTAGTTGCGACAGAAACAACAACGACTATTGAAGGCTTAATGGGAAAAACTCCAAGCGTAAGTCATACGCGAGATGATAGTGTTAGCCTTGAGAATCTCCCCACACCTTATGCTATCAGCTATATCCAAGCAAGTGGTGATGGCAATGGTGAAATAGCAATGGTTATTCCCGTAGAAATGGGAACAGCACTCGCGGATATGATGCTCGGCGGCGAGGGTGAGGTTAAAAACGAGATGAGCGATGATGATTTAGACGCGATAAAAGAAATCAGTTCTAATATTTTTGGTGCGGTTTCTACCTCACTTAATTCACAAAATGAGCTACCAAAGCTCAATTTTGCGTGTAGCACTATTGAATTTATTACAGAAAATATGGATTTATCGCGCTTTGATAAGGCATATATTTTTAATTTTACCTTAGATTCTATCCAGTCAAATTTTACGATTTTAGCAAATAAAAGTTTTGTGGAACTTTTTGAAGGCGGCAATACACCTGTTCAAGCTGATTCCACAGAATCTACTGCCCAAATAAACACACCCCTCTCTCCTACCGAATATAAAAATATCAATATGATTTTAGATGTACGTTTGAATGTTAAGGTGCGCATCGGGCAAAAAAGAATGCTTCTTAAAGATGTCATTGCAATGGATATTGGGAGCGTGATAGAGCTTAATCAGCTTGCAAATGACCCGCTTGAGATTCTCGTAGATGATAAAGTCATTGCTAAGGGCGAAGTTGTTATTGTTGATGGAAACTTTGGGATTCAAATCACAGATATTGGCACAAAACGCGATAGGTTAGAGCAGCTTAGAGGATAG
- a CDS encoding MinD/ParA family protein — translation MIQNQAHDLQALVQSQDKRNFSATKFIAITSGKGGVGKSSISANLAYCLWKLKKRVAVFDADIGLANLDLIFGVKTQKNIFHALCGEASFQEVIYPIEDGLYLIPGDNGEEILKYANSGVLERFLEESDILENIDYMIIDTGAGIGGITQNFLNASDVVIVVTTPDPSALTDAYATIKLNSKIHNHIYMILNMVKNAKESRLVFERIVGLAQKSMPALKLFLLGFIEQSQVVAKAVRSRELFAKAEPLSMSSGQIQDIARELIAKLEQNMLTQPHKQHFADFLRRILGYI, via the coding sequence ATGATACAAAACCAAGCCCACGATCTTCAAGCACTTGTCCAAAGTCAGGATAAACGCAATTTTAGCGCAACGAAATTTATTGCCATCACTTCAGGCAAAGGTGGCGTTGGTAAATCAAGCATTAGTGCTAATCTTGCGTATTGTTTATGGAAGCTTAAAAAACGTGTAGCAGTTTTTGATGCGGATATTGGTTTGGCGAATCTTGATTTAATTTTTGGAGTAAAGACACAGAAAAATATTTTTCACGCTTTGTGCGGAGAGGCAAGTTTTCAAGAGGTTATTTATCCTATTGAAGATGGTTTATATCTTATACCCGGCGATAATGGCGAGGAGATTCTTAAATATGCTAATAGCGGTGTGTTGGAACGTTTCCTTGAAGAGAGTGATATTTTAGAGAATATTGATTATATGATTATTGATACAGGTGCAGGTATTGGCGGTATAACACAAAATTTTTTAAATGCAAGTGATGTGGTTATCGTGGTTACTACACCTGACCCATCAGCCCTTACTGACGCCTATGCTACTATTAAGCTTAATAGCAAAATACATAATCACATTTATATGATTCTTAATATGGTTAAAAATGCCAAAGAATCGCGGCTTGTTTTTGAGCGCATTGTGGGCTTGGCTCAAAAAAGTATGCCTGCTTTGAAGCTTTTCTTGCTTGGATTTATTGAACAAAGTCAGGTTGTGGCAAAAGCGGTGCGCTCAAGAGAACTTTTTGCCAAAGCCGAACCCTTAAGTATGTCAAGTGGGCAGATTCAAGATATTGCACGAGAGCTTATAGCAAAATTGGAACAAAATATGCTTACCCAACCTCATAAGCAGCATTTTGCTGATTTTTTGCGGCGGATATTAGGTTATATTTGA
- the flhF gene encoding flagellar biosynthesis protein FlhF: MAKKLHTFMGDTPAQALKKAQDTFGNEILLVENKEIRKKSLTQSGLYEIVIAVDDENAPSAPESKDTQGTQEKVAANSVQKRLDEIAEKNMAKKRQEANKPKVYDEVTLQLSDAVKQISQIANVPSNMPANPKIQPKRPYPTAKATLNKANTTHISSIEDKIENLQQTRLEQSINQKIELKHIKNELDEINDKMKIIQNMLWEEKSPKSEGINIPQEFAEIYRIAKSSGMNKEHLDTIMQLSLELMPLKMRSNSTTIKRYFREVLRKMIYCRPENLQSNAKKIIMLVGPTGVGKTTTLAKLAARYSLMLNQRYRVGVVTLDTYRLAAVDQLMAYARMMKLSIDTVVEPEEFGKAIDSLKHCDYILIDTAGHSQHDRSKLQALKSYLNNDYKIDVNLVLAINAKYEDLRDTYNAFSEMNIDTLIFSKLDESRNFGNMFSLVYETKKPISYLSIGQGVPNDLILAGNDYLVDCLLDGFKRPESK, from the coding sequence ATGGCAAAAAAACTTCACACTTTTATGGGAGATACCCCAGCCCAAGCCCTTAAAAAGGCACAAGATACTTTTGGTAATGAAATTTTACTCGTAGAAAATAAAGAGATTCGCAAAAAATCTCTCACCCAATCCGGTTTATATGAAATCGTTATTGCTGTTGATGATGAAAACGCACCATCAGCTCCAGAATCTAAGGATACGCAAGGCACACAAGAGAAAGTAGCGGCGAATAGTGTGCAAAAAAGGCTTGATGAGATTGCAGAAAAAAATATGGCAAAGAAGCGTCAGGAAGCAAATAAACCTAAAGTGTATGATGAGGTAACGCTCCAACTTTCTGATGCGGTAAAACAAATATCACAAATTGCTAATGTGCCAAGCAATATGCCTGCAAATCCTAAGATTCAGCCTAAGCGTCCTTATCCTACGGCTAAAGCAACCTTAAACAAAGCAAATACAACGCATATTTCAAGCATAGAGGATAAAATAGAGAATTTGCAACAAACGCGCTTAGAACAAAGTATTAATCAAAAAATAGAGCTTAAGCACATTAAAAATGAGCTTGATGAGATTAATGACAAGATGAAGATTATTCAAAATATGCTATGGGAGGAAAAAAGTCCCAAAAGTGAGGGCATTAATATTCCCCAAGAGTTTGCAGAGATTTATAGAATCGCAAAAAGTAGTGGTATGAACAAGGAGCATTTGGATACGATTATGCAATTATCATTAGAGCTTATGCCACTTAAAATGCGCTCAAATTCTACAACGATTAAACGCTATTTTCGCGAAGTGCTACGAAAAATGATTTATTGTCGCCCTGAAAATCTCCAAAGCAACGCAAAGAAAATCATAATGCTTGTAGGACCTACGGGCGTAGGGAAGACAACCACTTTAGCCAAACTCGCTGCGCGTTATTCTTTAATGCTTAATCAACGTTATCGTGTGGGTGTAGTTACGCTTGATACCTATCGTCTAGCAGCAGTAGATCAATTAATGGCGTATGCGCGTATGATGAAGCTAAGTATTGACACGGTGGTAGAACCAGAAGAATTTGGCAAGGCGATAGATTCGCTTAAGCATTGTGATTATATTCTTATTGATACAGCAGGACACTCTCAACACGACCGCAGCAAACTTCAAGCGCTTAAATCCTATCTCAATAATGATTACAAAATTGATGTGAATCTTGTGCTTGCAATTAATGCAAAGTATGAAGATTTGCGCGATACTTATAATGCTTTTAGCGAAATGAATATTGATACCTTAATTTTTAGCAAACTTGATGAAAGCCGCAACTTTGGTAATATGTTTTCGCTTGTATATGAAACAAAAAAACCCATTAGCTATCTCTCAATCGGGCAAGGTGTGCCAAATGATTTGATTTTGGCAGGTAATGATTATTTGGTAGATTGTTTGCTTGATGGATTTAAACGCCCAGAATCTAAATAG
- a CDS encoding transaldolase produces MSNIDFSLWCDFIQRDFLENEFSKLVDSKLINGATSNPSIFAQALKNPIYQSAIATLKGKNSKEIYEHLALADIRRAAQILKPLWESNPAQGFISLEIDPLLCDDVAQSVDEGVRLYQSIALPNVMIKVPATLAGYEIMNALASKGININATLVFAPSQAKECVLALQNGFKKAQDSHTEYSNLLQGVISVFVSRFDRMLDDSLPTNLRLQTGIINAMDCYEIIEQYNAPHIRTLFASTGVKNENVPKSYYIDKLILPHSVNTAPLESIRAYEMSEDKGQKSLINTSSRLAFWENLKEKNIHRDIIAHHLLDEGIVAFKQSFESLLTSL; encoded by the coding sequence GTGAGCAACATTGATTTTAGCTTGTGGTGTGATTTTATACAAAGAGATTTTTTAGAAAATGAGTTTAGCAAACTTGTGGATTCTAAACTCATAAATGGAGCTACAAGCAACCCAAGCATTTTTGCTCAAGCTCTTAAGAATCCTATCTACCAAAGTGCTATTGCCACATTAAAGGGCAAAAATTCAAAAGAAATTTATGAACATCTTGCTCTTGCAGATATTCGCCGCGCCGCGCAGATACTTAAGCCTTTGTGGGAGAGCAATCCTGCGCAAGGTTTTATCAGCCTAGAAATTGACCCACTTTTATGTGATGATGTGGCACAAAGTGTAGATGAGGGTGTGAGATTGTATCAAAGCATTGCTCTGCCAAATGTGATGATAAAAGTGCCAGCTACCTTGGCAGGATATGAAATAATGAATGCGCTTGCTTCAAAGGGTATAAATATAAATGCGACTTTGGTTTTTGCCCCATCTCAAGCAAAGGAGTGTGTGTTGGCATTACAAAATGGCTTTAAAAAAGCTCAAGATTCTCACACAGAGTATTCTAATTTGCTTCAAGGCGTAATAAGCGTGTTTGTTTCGCGTTTTGATAGAATGCTAGATGATTCTTTGCCCACGAATCTGCGCTTGCAAACAGGCATTATAAATGCTATGGATTGTTATGAAATCATTGAACAATACAATGCGCCCCATATCCGCACCCTTTTTGCCTCAACGGGTGTAAAGAATGAAAATGTGCCAAAAAGTTATTATATTGACAAACTGATTTTGCCTCATAGTGTCAATACTGCTCCGCTTGAGAGTATTAGAGCTTATGAAATGAGTGAGGATAAAGGACAAAAATCATTAATCAATACATCTTCGCGCTTGGCATTTTGGGAGAATCTCAAAGAGAAAAATATTCATCGTGATATTATCGCTCATCATCTTTTAGATGAGGGAATTGTGGCATTTAAGCAAAGTTTTGAATCTTTGCTTACATCGCTTTAG
- the leuC gene encoding 3-isopropylmalate dehydratase large subunit, with protein MGMTMSQKILADRAGLESVRPNDLIMAKLDMVLGNDITTPVAINAFKAAKFQKVFDKDKISLVMDHFAPNKDIKAATQSAQCRCFAKDFDISHYYDVGNMGVEHALLPEQGIVTIGDLIIGADSHTCTYGALGAFSTGVGSTDMAVGMATGQAWFKVPHAMKFNLKGKLRPYVSGKDVILHIIGKIGVDGALYKSMEFSGEGLKNLTIDDRLCIANMAIEAGAKNGIFEVDDITINYAKGRTKRDFRIYKADEDAQYEQVFDINLDSINHTVAFPHLPENTKEKDDWGEIKIDQVVIGSCTNGRLSDMAVAAEILKDKTIAKNTRCIIIPATQNIYLECINRGYLETFIKAGAVVSTPTCGPCLGGHMGILAANEKCVSTTNRNFVGRMGHITSEVYLSSPEVAAASAVRGILSSPQDIA; from the coding sequence ATGGGTATGACAATGTCGCAAAAAATCCTTGCTGATAGGGCAGGATTAGAATCTGTGCGTCCTAATGATTTAATTATGGCAAAGCTTGATATGGTGCTTGGCAATGACATTACCACACCTGTGGCAATTAATGCCTTTAAAGCAGCAAAATTTCAAAAAGTTTTTGATAAAGATAAAATCTCTTTAGTAATGGACCATTTTGCACCTAATAAAGACATAAAAGCCGCTACACAAAGTGCGCAATGCCGATGTTTTGCAAAAGATTTTGATATTTCACATTATTATGATGTGGGCAATATGGGTGTAGAACACGCACTTTTACCCGAGCAAGGGATTGTAACTATTGGCGATTTGATTATCGGTGCAGATTCTCATACTTGCACTTATGGAGCATTAGGTGCATTTAGCACAGGGGTAGGCTCTACTGATATGGCTGTGGGTATGGCAACAGGGCAAGCGTGGTTTAAAGTGCCTCACGCTATGAAATTTAATCTCAAAGGCAAATTGCGCCCTTATGTCAGTGGCAAAGATGTGATTTTACATATTATTGGCAAAATTGGCGTTGATGGTGCGCTATATAAAAGTATGGAATTTAGTGGAGAGGGATTAAAAAATCTCACTATTGATGATAGGCTTTGTATCGCAAATATGGCAATAGAAGCGGGCGCAAAAAATGGAATCTTTGAAGTTGATGATATTACAATCAATTATGCCAAAGGGCGCACAAAAAGAGATTTTAGAATCTACAAGGCAGATGAAGACGCACAATATGAGCAAGTCTTTGATATTAACTTAGATTCTATCAATCACACAGTGGCTTTTCCACATTTGCCAGAAAATACTAAAGAAAAAGATGATTGGGGTGAGATTAAAATTGACCAAGTTGTCATTGGCTCTTGCACAAATGGCAGATTAAGCGATATGGCAGTGGCTGCGGAGATTCTAAAAGACAAAACCATTGCAAAAAATACGCGCTGCATTATTATCCCTGCTACTCAAAATATTTACCTAGAGTGCATTAATCGTGGCTATTTGGAAACATTTATTAAAGCGGGAGCTGTTGTTTCTACACCTACTTGCGGACCTTGTCTTGGCGGACATATGGGTATCTTGGCAGCAAATGAAAAATGTGTCTCTACGACTAATCGTAATTTCGTGGGCAGAATGGGACATATCACAAGCGAAGTGTATCTCTCCTCGCCTGAAGTCGCTGCAGCAAGTGCTGTGAGAGGGATTCTAAGCTCGCCACAAGACATTGCATAA
- a CDS encoding 2-isopropylmalate synthase — MSYTKYQRGYFMPPAPSLEWSKKEYITKAPIWCSVDLRDGNQALITPMNLEEKITFFKLLLKVGFKEIEVGFPAASETEYAFLRTLIEQNLIPDDVCVQVLTQAREHIIKKTFESLEGCKNAIVHFYNSTSYAQREQVFKKSKEDIKKIALNGAHALKSYAQSTKGNFRFEYSPESFSGTEVDYALEVCNAVIDVFEPTPDKKLIINLPVTVEMSLPHIYASQVEYMSKHLKGRENVLISLHPHNDRGCAIADAELGLLAGADRVEGTLFGNGERTGNVDIITLAMNMHSHGVDSQLDFSNIPSICDVYEKVTKMQVYERQPYSGKLVFAAFSGSHQDAIAKGMTYHKEHNLSTWSVPYLPIDPKDVGRVYESDVIRINSQSGKGGIAYILHHHYGVNLPPLFREEFSYYVKNISDRAHKELSPDEICEIFHNDFVNLGNKICVQDFHFTHTDSKPSQECNVNLHIVYAKENSETQQEITGKGNGRLDSIANALRENLNLDFEIIDYSEHSLKKGSTSQAVSYVQIESKGKKYFGVGIDNDIINASVYGLVSALNRII, encoded by the coding sequence ATGAGTTATACAAAATATCAAAGAGGTTATTTTATGCCTCCTGCGCCGTCTTTAGAATGGAGTAAAAAAGAATACATTACCAAAGCACCAATATGGTGCAGCGTGGATTTGCGTGATGGGAATCAAGCCCTTATCACACCTATGAACCTAGAAGAAAAAATTACATTTTTTAAACTGCTGCTAAAAGTTGGATTTAAAGAAATTGAGGTAGGATTCCCCGCAGCAAGCGAAACAGAATACGCTTTCTTGCGCACACTTATTGAGCAAAATCTTATCCCTGATGATGTGTGTGTGCAAGTTTTAACACAAGCAAGGGAGCATATTATTAAAAAAACTTTTGAAAGCCTTGAGGGTTGCAAAAATGCTATCGTGCATTTTTATAATTCTACCTCTTATGCCCAAAGAGAGCAAGTCTTTAAAAAAAGCAAAGAGGATATTAAAAAAATAGCTCTTAATGGTGCTCACGCGCTAAAATCCTACGCCCAAAGCACAAAAGGGAATTTTAGGTTTGAATATTCACCAGAAAGCTTTAGTGGCACAGAAGTAGATTATGCACTTGAAGTGTGTAATGCTGTTATTGATGTATTTGAGCCTACGCCTGATAAAAAACTTATCATCAATCTTCCTGTAACCGTTGAAATGAGTTTGCCCCATATCTACGCAAGTCAAGTAGAATATATGTCAAAACATCTTAAGGGCAGAGAAAATGTGCTTATTTCTTTGCACCCACATAATGATAGGGGTTGTGCAATAGCAGATGCAGAATTAGGTTTGCTCGCAGGTGCAGATAGAGTTGAAGGGACACTTTTTGGCAATGGTGAGCGCACAGGAAATGTGGATATTATCACTCTTGCGATGAATATGCACTCTCACGGGGTAGATTCTCAACTTGATTTTAGTAATATCCCCTCTATCTGCGATGTATATGAAAAAGTAACCAAAATGCAAGTATATGAGCGGCAACCATATTCTGGCAAACTTGTATTTGCAGCATTTTCAGGCTCTCATCAAGATGCTATTGCTAAAGGTATGACTTATCACAAAGAACACAATCTAAGCACTTGGAGTGTGCCTTATTTGCCTATTGACCCAAAAGATGTGGGACGCGTATATGAAAGCGATGTGATACGCATTAATTCCCAAAGTGGCAAAGGTGGTATTGCCTATATCTTGCATCATCATTATGGTGTGAATCTCCCGCCACTTTTTAGAGAGGAGTTTTCTTATTATGTAAAAAATATCTCCGATAGGGCGCATAAAGAATTAAGTCCTGATGAAATTTGTGAGATTTTTCATAATGACTTTGTGAATCTTGGCAATAAAATTTGTGTACAGGATTTTCATTTTACACATACAGATTCTAAGCCTTCACAAGAATGCAATGTGAATTTGCACATTGTGTATGCAAAAGAAAATTCTGAAACACAACAAGAAATCACGGGCAAAGGCAATGGGAGACTTGATAGTATCGCAAATGCCCTAAGGGAAAATTTAAACTTAGATTTTGAAATCATTGATTACAGCGAACATTCGCTCAAAAAAGGCTCTACTTCGCAGGCTGTCTCGTATGTGCAAATAGAGAGTAAAGGAAAGAAATACTTTGGAGTAGGCATTGATAATGATATTATCAATGCGTCTGTATATGGGCTTGTAAGTGCCCTTAATCGCATTATATAA
- a CDS encoding RNA polymerase sigma factor FliA, producing MKSIKNNNGYNQTLKYAQDELALQYLPAVKAMAFRLKERLPSSIEMADLVSIGTEELIKLARRYDSSLNDSFWGFAKTRVNGAMLDYLRSLDVLSRANRKLVKSIDYEVSKYFNEHQEEPSDEYLAQILKEDIAKVREARMASDIYALVPIDEQYNAICGENILEDVQKDELMEIIFDVLKKLGKREQMIIQLYYFEELSLKEISEILDITESRISQITKEIVKKIRQALGDING from the coding sequence ATGAAAAGCATAAAAAACAATAATGGATATAATCAAACGCTTAAATATGCACAAGATGAGCTTGCCTTGCAATACCTGCCAGCAGTTAAAGCGATGGCATTTCGCCTTAAGGAGAGGCTGCCTAGTTCTATTGAAATGGCAGATCTTGTATCTATTGGTACAGAAGAACTTATTAAACTTGCTCGCCGTTATGATAGTAGTCTCAATGATTCTTTTTGGGGCTTTGCTAAAACGCGGGTGAATGGAGCAATGCTTGATTATTTGCGAAGCCTTGATGTGCTCTCTCGTGCTAATCGTAAGCTTGTAAAAAGTATTGATTATGAAGTCTCAAAGTATTTTAATGAACATCAAGAAGAGCCAAGTGATGAATATCTTGCACAGATTCTTAAAGAAGATATAGCAAAAGTTAGAGAAGCGCGTATGGCTTCAGATATATACGCACTTGTGCCTATTGATGAGCAATATAATGCTATTTGTGGGGAAAATATTCTTGAAGATGTGCAAAAAGATGAGCTTATGGAGATTATCTTTGATGTTCTTAAAAAACTCGGCAAACGTGAGCAGATGATTATTCAGCTGTATTATTTTGAGGAACTTAGCCTTAAGGAAATCAGCGAGATTTTAGACATTACAGAATCTCGTATTTCGCAGATTACCAAAGAAATTGTCAAAAAAATTAGACAAGCATTAGGAGATATTAATGGCTGA
- a CDS encoding protein-disulfide isomerase — translation MKKMSQYMFFYMLLLGASMSFGASFEDTLKATIKSNTKQDIQILKTQSLQSSPDVKLVLIAVGNMQVPIFASKDGKLVMGVSNVFFAHKSEDMGAVGSLIKQTQNESKPDKALLDTFFKKIPQDEYIILRSINKNAKKITYIVSDPNCPSCQKELNAIQERLKDSDVYMLLVGFVGEDSPIKSSMLRDRLLDVKDDKEKLKILKEVYTPKSKVPTSYINIDIKDIMKINQKVVDAGIKSVPFVYERNK, via the coding sequence ATGAAAAAAATGTCGCAATATATGTTTTTTTATATGCTTTTATTGGGGGCTTCAATGAGTTTTGGGGCAAGTTTTGAAGACACACTCAAAGCCACGATTAAAAGCAATACAAAGCAAGACATTCAGATTCTTAAAACTCAAAGTCTCCAATCAAGCCCCGATGTAAAACTTGTGCTTATTGCTGTGGGTAATATGCAAGTGCCAATTTTTGCAAGCAAAGATGGCAAGCTTGTTATGGGCGTTTCAAATGTATTTTTTGCACATAAAAGCGAAGATATGGGCGCGGTAGGCAGTCTCATCAAACAAACTCAAAATGAATCCAAACCTGATAAAGCCCTCCTTGATACATTCTTTAAAAAGATTCCACAAGATGAGTATATTATCCTTCGCTCTATCAATAAAAATGCTAAAAAAATTACCTACATTGTCTCTGACCCTAATTGTCCTAGCTGTCAAAAAGAATTAAACGCTATCCAAGAAAGGCTAAAAGATTCTGATGTATATATGTTGCTTGTGGGATTTGTTGGCGAAGATTCACCCATTAAATCAAGTATGTTGCGCGATAGGCTGCTTGATGTTAAAGATGACAAAGAAAAGCTTAAGATTCTCAAAGAGGTCTATACACCCAAATCCAAAGTGCCCACAAGCTATATTAACATTGACATAAAAGATATAATGAAAATAAACCAAAAAGTGGTAGATGCGGGCATTAAAAGTGTGCCATTTGTATATGAGCGCAATAAATAG
- the leuD gene encoding 3-isopropylmalate dehydratase small subunit produces the protein MKAQGFVHKYGDNVDTDVIIPARYLNTAEHKELASHCMEDIDKEFVAKVKEGDIMVGGWNFGCGSSREHAPIAIKASGISCIIAKSFARIFYRNAINIGLAIIESEQIAQSLENGDEVAIDFDKGVITNCNNNQQFSTTPFPPFIQEIINANGYLNWIAKRKANA, from the coding sequence ATGAAAGCACAAGGTTTTGTCCATAAATATGGCGATAATGTTGATACTGATGTGATTATCCCAGCGCGCTATCTTAATACTGCCGAGCATAAAGAACTCGCTAGTCATTGTATGGAAGATATTGACAAAGAGTTTGTTGCTAAAGTCAAAGAGGGTGATATTATGGTTGGTGGGTGGAATTTTGGCTGTGGCTCAAGCAGAGAGCACGCGCCTATTGCGATTAAAGCAAGTGGTATAAGCTGCATTATTGCCAAATCTTTTGCGCGCATTTTTTATCGCAATGCCATCAATATAGGACTTGCGATTATAGAATCTGAGCAAATTGCACAAAGCTTAGAAAATGGCGATGAAGTGGCGATTGATTTTGATAAAGGCGTGATTACAAATTGCAACAATAATCAACAATTTAGCACCACACCTTTTCCGCCCTTTATCCAAGAGATTATCAATGCAAATGGATATTTAAATTGGATTGCCAAAAGAAAGGCAAATGCCTAA
- the folK gene encoding 2-amino-4-hydroxy-6-hydroxymethyldihydropteridine diphosphokinase, with translation MAHKSTQILSSKHYPYSLHKKPQKFALAKYRNIFVLGLGSNQGLSTLLNEKGSIAILESVFMWFNAHSHIEILHTSPLWRNPPFGFKNQDDFYNAIMVCGSNLSLVEIYGLIFYIERRFGRARKRAFKNAPRTLDIDIIFFNALRIKRPYLQVPHSLYESRASVMLPLSFIETYM, from the coding sequence ATGGCACACAAAAGCACACAGATTCTAAGCTCCAAGCATTATCCTTATAGTTTGCATAAAAAGCCTCAAAAATTTGCTTTGGCTAAGTATCGCAATATTTTTGTATTAGGACTTGGTTCTAATCAGGGACTTAGCACTCTCCTCAATGAAAAAGGCAGCATTGCCATTTTGGAATCTGTATTTATGTGGTTTAATGCTCATTCGCATATAGAGATTTTACACACATCGCCACTTTGGCGCAATCCACCTTTTGGTTTTAAGAATCAAGATGATTTTTATAATGCAATTATGGTGTGTGGGAGTAATTTAAGTTTGGTAGAAATTTATGGGCTTATTTTTTATATTGAGCGCCGATTCGGTAGAGCGCGCAAAAGGGCTTTTAAAAATGCCCCACGCACACTTGATATTGATATTATCTTTTTTAATGCACTTCGCATCAAACGCCCTTATTTGCAAGTGCCTCATTCTTTGTATGAGAGTAGGGCTTCAGTGATGTTGCCTTTGAGCTTTATAGAAACATATATGTGA
- the fliM gene encoding flagellar motor switch protein FliM codes for MADILSQEEIDALLEVVDDDGDTADIEKQDLTHQKQVTLYDFKRPNRVSKEQLRAFKSIHDKMARSLSSQVSAVMRSIVEIQLHSVDQMTYGEFLMSLPSPTSFNIFSMKPLEGAAILEINPSIAFPMIDRLLGGKGDPYESSREFSDIELNLLDTLLRQVMQNLKEAWSSITEIFPSVDAKESSPNVVQIVAQNEIVIMVVMEIIIGHSSGMMSICYPVISLETVLSRLASRDLMLSDTSSKKSRNKELQALIAGANVIVSGYLGDATLTLKEILDLQVGDIVRLDTVADDTIIVSVDGREKYIASIGLQRYRKTLQIKEVIKTEKDQVKEVLEMLEGQRKNRIANIAEEGE; via the coding sequence ATGGCTGATATATTAAGTCAAGAAGAAATTGACGCCCTCTTAGAAGTTGTTGATGATGATGGCGATACCGCTGATATAGAGAAACAGGACTTAACACATCAAAAACAAGTTACGCTTTATGATTTTAAACGTCCTAATCGTGTGAGTAAGGAGCAGTTGCGCGCTTTTAAATCTATTCACGATAAGATGGCGCGTAGTCTTTCCTCTCAAGTTTCTGCGGTTATGCGAAGTATTGTGGAGATTCAGCTCCATAGTGTGGATCAAATGACTTATGGCGAGTTTTTAATGAGTTTGCCCTCTCCTACAAGCTTTAATATTTTTTCAATGAAGCCGCTAGAAGGTGCAGCAATTTTAGAGATTAACCCAAGTATTGCCTTTCCAATGATTGATAGGCTTTTAGGAGGTAAGGGCGACCCTTATGAAAGCTCAAGGGAGTTTAGTGATATTGAACTTAATCTCCTTGATACGCTTTTGCGTCAAGTGATGCAAAATCTCAAAGAAGCGTGGAGCTCTATCACAGAGATTTTTCCGAGCGTTGATGCCAAAGAATCTTCTCCTAATGTCGTGCAAATTGTGGCACAAAATGAAATTGTTATTATGGTGGTTATGGAGATTATTATTGGGCATAGTAGTGGTATGATGAGTATTTGTTATCCTGTTATTTCGCTTGAAACCGTGCTTTCGCGCTTGGCAAGTCGTGATTTGATGCTGAGTGATACAAGCTCCAAAAAGAGTCGTAATAAAGAACTCCAAGCTCTTATTGCTGGAGCAAATGTCATAGTGTCTGGTTATCTAGGTGATGCTACACTCACGCTTAAAGAAATTTTGGATTTACAGGTAGGTGATATTGTGCGACTTGATACTGTTGCTGATGATACTATAATTGTTTCTGTTGATGGGCGTGAAAAATATATTGCGAGTATTGGATTGCAACGTTATAGGAAGACATTACAGATTAAAGAAGTGATTAAAACAGAAAAAGACCAAGTAAAAGAAGTCCTTGAAATGCTTGAAGGGCAGCGTAAAAATAGAATTGCAAATATCGCAGAGGAGGGAGAATGA